In Strix aluco isolate bStrAlu1 chromosome 36, bStrAlu1.hap1, whole genome shotgun sequence, one genomic interval encodes:
- the LOC141917288 gene encoding olfactory receptor 14C36-like, with translation MYFFLLNLSLLNLGSISTTLPKAMHNSLWDIRDISYSGCAAQVFMFVFLISAEYFLLTVMAYDRYVAICKPLHYGTLLGSRACVHMAEAAWGSALLNSLLHTANTFSLPLCQGNAVDQFFCEIPQILKLSCSHSYLREVGLLVVSACLVFGCFVFIVVSYVQIFKAVLRIPSEQGWHKAFSTCLPHLAVVSLFISTVSVSYLKPPSTSSPSLDLVLSFLYSVVPAAVNPLIYSMRNQEIKDALRKVCEYTLFQY, from the coding sequence atgtacttcttcctcctcaacctctccctcctcaacctgggctccatctccaccactctccccaaagccatgcacaattccctctgggatatcagggacatctcctactcgggatgtgctgcccaggtctTTATGTTTGTCTTTTTGATCTCAGCAGAATATTTTCTCCTCACTGTTATGGcctacgaccgctacgttgccatctgcaaacccctgcactacgggaccctcctgggcagcagagcttgtgtccacatggcagaaGCTGCTTGGGGCAGTGCGTTGCTCAATTCTCTCctgcacacagccaacacattttcactaccactctgccaaggcaatgctgtggaccagttcttctgtgaaatcccccagatcctcaagctctcctgctcacactcctacctcagggaagttgggcttcTTGTGGTTAGTGCCTGTCTAgtttttgggtgttttgttttcattgtggtgtcctatgtgcagatcttcaaggctgtgctgaggatcccctctgagcagggatggcacaaagccttttccacatgTCTCCCTCACCTAGCTGTGGTGTCCCTGTTTATCAGCACTGTCAGTGTTTCTTACCTGAAGCCTCCTtccacctcctccccatccctggacttGGTGCTCTCATTTCTGTACTCGGTGGTGCCTGCAGCCGTGAatcccctcatctacagcatgaggaaccaggagatcaagGATGCCTTGAGGAAAGTATGTGAATACACATTATTCCAGTATTAA
- the LOC141917283 gene encoding olfactory receptor 14C36-like, which yields MSNSSSITEFLLLAFADRWELQLLHFWLFLGIYLAALLGNGLIITTIACDHHLHTPMYFFLLNLSILDLGSISTTLPKAMDNSLWDIRDISYSGCAAQVFMFVFLISAEYFLLTVMAYDRYVSICKPLHYGTLLDSRACVHMAAAAWGTGFLNAVLHTANTFSLPLCQHNAVDKFFCEVSQILKLSCSDLDYFREAGLLVVALFFSFICFVFIVVSYVQIFRAVLRIPSEQGRHKAFSTCLPHLAVVSLFISTVMFAYLKPPSISSPSLNLVFAVVYSVVPPAVNPLIYSMRNQQLKYALRKLMSGLFSKAINCLASSGNYS from the coding sequence atgtccaacagcagctccatcactgagttcctcctcctggcattcgcagacagatgggagctgcagctcttgcacttctggctcttcctgggcatctacctggctgccctcctgggcaacggcctcatcatcaccaccattgcctgtgaccaccacctgcacacccccatgtacttcttcctcctcaacctctccatcctcgacctgggctccatctccaccactctccccaaagccatggacaattccctctgggatATCAGGGACATATCCTACtcaggatgtgctgcccaggtctTTATGTTTGTCTTTTTGATCTCAGCAGAATATTTTCTCCTCACCGTTATGGCCTACGACCGCTATGTttccatctgcaaacccctgcactacgggaccctcctggacagcagagcttgtgtccacatggcagcagctgcctggggcactgggtttctcaatgctgtgctgcacacggccaacacattttcactaccactctgccaacACAATGCTGTGGACAAGTTCTTCTGTGAAGTttcccagatcctcaagctctcctgctcagatTTAGACTACTTCAGGGAAGCTGGGCTTCTTGTTgttgctctctttttttcttttatttgttttgttttcattgtggtgtcctatgtgcagatcttcagggccgtgctgaggatcccctctgagcagggacggcacaaagccttttccacgtgtctccctcacctggctgtggtctccctctttatcagcacTGTCATGTTTGCCTACCTGAAGCcaccctccatctcctccccatctctgAACCTGGTCTTTGCAGTTGTGTACTCagtggtgcctccagcagtgaaccccctcatctacagcatgaggaaccagcaGCTCAAGTATGCCTTGAGGAAACTGATGTCTGGGTTATTTTCAAAAGCTATAAACTGCTTGGCATCTTCTGGGAATTACTCATAA
- the LOC141917289 gene encoding olfactory receptor 14A16-like, which yields MSNSSSIIEFLLLAFADRRELQLLHFWLFLGIYLASFLGNSLIITAIACDHHLHTPMYFFLLNLSLLDLGSISTTLPKAMDNSLWGNRHISYSGCVTQLFFFAFLISAEFYLLTIMAYDRYVAICKPLHYGALLGCRACVHMATAAWGTGFLTAVLHTASTFSMPLCQRNALDQSFCEVPQILKVSCSDSDYLREVGLIIVSVCFDLGCFVFIVVSYVQIFRAVLRIPSEQGRHKAFSTCLPHLAVVSLFISTVMFAYLKPPSISSPSLNLVVAFVYSVVPPAVNPLIYSMRNQELKDALRKLIGRVSADRVCQTLSANDS from the coding sequence atgtccaacagcagctccatcattgagttcctcctcctggcattcgcagacagacgggagctgcagctcttgcacttctggctcttcctgggcatctacctggcttcCTTTCTGGGCAAcagcctcatcatcaccgccattgcctgtgaccaccacctgcacacccccatgtacttcttcctcctcaacctctccctccttgacctgggctccatctccaccactctccccaaagccatggacaattccctctggggcAACAGGCACATCTCCTACTCAGGTTGTGTCACACAgctctttttctttgccttcttgaTCTCAGCAGAGTTTTATCTCCTCACCATCATGGcctacgaccgctacgttgccatctgcaaacccctgcactatggGGCCCTCCTGGGatgcagagcttgtgtccacatggcaacagctgcctggggcactgggtttctcactgctgtgctgcacacTGCCAGTACATTTTCAATGCCACTGTGCCAAAGAAATGCTCTGGACCAGTCCTTTTGTGAAGTTCCCCAGATTCTCAAGGTCTCCTGTTCAGACTCAGactacctcagggaagttgggcttatCATTGTTAGTGTCTGTTTTGAtcttgggtgttttgttttcattgtggtgtcctatgtgcagatcttcagggccgtgctgaggatcccctctgagcagggacggcacaaagccttttccacatgcctccctcacctggctgtggtctccctctttatcagcacTGTCATGTTTGCCTACCTGAAGCcaccctccatctcctccccatctctgAACCTGGTGGTTGCATTTGTGTACTCagtggtgcctccagcagtgaatcccctcatctacagcatgaggaaccaggagctcaaggatgccctgaggaaGCTGATTGGACGTGTTTCAGCAGACAGAGTCTGTCAAACTTTATCTGCAAATGACTCCTAG